A genomic region of Metopolophium dirhodum isolate CAU chromosome 1, ASM1992520v1, whole genome shotgun sequence contains the following coding sequences:
- the LOC132933862 gene encoding uncharacterized protein LOC132933862, producing MTFFNYNFLCVQSFTLEFGVAVLTAFFTILTLLIVVFNVSELSSMISDNPIVLITIFLLLLTWLMAIAGANSRSRTLIALSIVIWAIFLIVWLVLSLYFRILMQNTDFCVSYATRCAPSMWLIGSNGGYLVNDTETPDSPELTTESPEINERRRLWTIMDLPEITFKTFHPVRTNVLLQATPATSADNTVISNQTTMMIGVNNGCGCERHPRTTTESPPSDLITRVIKYRKNMAMYRQTAEAAIRRKKKEGKKIKDVLDDDSDDEDTTTEEPTEDENTDTITATADPIEYLTMAIFLLLFLYALYVLLSYHSELKFMRNCKCTFLT from the exons atgacattttttaattataattttttatgtgttCAGTCTTTTACATTAGAATTCGGAGTGGCAGTTCTAACAGCATTTTTTACG ATTTTGACACTGTTGATAGTTGTGTTCAATGTATCAGAGTTATCAAGTATGATTTCAG ATAATCCCATTGTTTTGATCACTATATTCTTATTACTACTCACTTGGCTCATGGCGATTGCAGGAGCTAATTCG AGGTCAAGAACATTGATAGCTTTGTCAATTGTTATTTGGGCCATCTTCCTTATTGTGTGGCTAGTTTTATCGTTATACTTCAGAATACTCATGCAgaatac cgaCTTCTGTGTATCGTACGCAACGAGATGTGCACCATCTATGTGGCTTATCGGCAGCAACGGAGGCTATTTAGTTAATGAC ACCGAAACACCTGATTCACCCGAACTAACTACGGAGTCGCCTGAAATTAATGAAAGACGAAGGTTATGGACGATAATGGACTTACCAGAAATAACTTTTAAGACTTTTCACCCTGTGAGGACGAACGTACTACTCCAAGCGACCCCTGCTACTTCTGCTGATAATACTGTTATTTCAAATCAAACGACTATGATGATCGGTGTTAATAACGGGTGTGGGTGTGAACGTCACCCGCGGACGACGACTGAAAGTCCGCCGAGCGATTTAATAACCCGCGTCATCAAGTACCGTAAAAATATGGCGATGTATCGTCAAACCGCGGAGGCGGCGAtacgacgaaaaaaaaaagaagggaaaaaaattaaggacGTATTGGATGATGATAGCGATGACGAAGATACAACTACTGAGGAACCTACCGAAGATGAAAACACAGATACAATTACAGCTACAGCTGACCCCATAGAATATTTGACCATGGCAATTTTTTTAC